A segment of the Babylonia areolata isolate BAREFJ2019XMU chromosome 7, ASM4173473v1, whole genome shotgun sequence genome:
ccatactccgttttcgggggtgtgcatattgggtatgttcttgtttccataacccaccgaacgctgacatggattacaggatctttaacgtgcgtatttgatctcctgcttgcgcatacacacgaatgggggtcaGGCACAACCAGgtctacacataattatattgacctgggacatcggaaaaaatatccaccctttacctaccaggtgccgttaccgagattcgaatccgagaccctcagattgaaagtccaacactttaaaacccctcggctactgcgcccatcaGTAACtacctcattcatcatcatcatcactcatcatgtAGCACTGATTGCTGATTACTGGGGCAGGTCACCCAGGGCACAGCAAGGCGAAGTCCGCCACACCAGCGCCCCCAGACATGCTGCTGAATGGAACCGCTACATCGGTGGACGGATTTGAACCTGAGTAAGTGCTCAGgtagagtgaggggggagagagaaggagggagagacagacagacagacagaggtgggaaaaacaaaaggaagggaaaactgaacacacacacacacacacacacacacacacacacacacacaacataaacacagacacacacgctcataAACACAATctattatattgtatcatatcatatcatatcatatgagtagtagtagtagaagcagcagcaacatcattatcagtattggtATAaaaatcattaccatcatcatcatcatcatcaccatgaccatcatgaTCACGAACGGCAGCACGAAACACCCACTGGGTTCAACCGCTTCCATTCTTCCAGCGAAGCGCTCTTCAACGTGCGCGAGGACCCTGGGGAGACCAAGAACCTGATAGACCTGGCCGAGGACGACATAAATCTCAGGTGCTACCTGAAGAAGCTGCGGGAGGTGCTGGACGCTGAGACGCCCAAGGTCATCCCCTTCCCTGATGAAGTGCCCGAGAACCCCATGGGCAGAAGCAAGCACTACTCCGGCGCCAATTCCCCTGGGTGGTGTTGCCTGGATGAACAGAATCTGAACTGAAGCAGTCACAGCTCCACGGGCTGAAAGGCTCGTTCTCCTTCTGGTGTCACACTGGTCCGGAAGGACATGGTGTTGTTGACAGCTGCTTCCTCCTCAAGAACCGACCGCTTTGAACTCTTTTTGTCTTACGACTGGCTTTTAGAATGAtatcttcttcttggtcttcttcttctcttcttcttcttcttcttcttcttcttttgtgttctgtgtgcttaATTAAAAACTCCCACATTCACGTGGCTGTAGAAtaatttcttcttcgtcttcttcttattttgtggTATGTTTGCTTTAACCCCCACATTCAGGTGTAATGTACAACCGGGTTTTTACCCCGCCTCGCCATGACCATTTCCGGGAGTGATTTAGAATCATAAATACCCTCACTAACACCAACTCTgatccttctttttttccagaaaaaCCAAAGGCATGCACAATTTTCTTTCTCCGTTCAGTGCCTCTGCCGTCGTGTGAAGCGTTGACGCACTCTCTGTGGGTTGTTATACTACTTGCATAACGTCTAgtttcctccccctcacccaacccATCACCAAACTTCAactacaagaaaacaacacagaggCTTATGttccagtttcggtttcagtttcaaagagtgtCGAAGCGTACGGATTGAACCATACGCTACATCACGTAATGTTAGTTtttgaaacaaagaagaaaaaaagagcatgtGCCTGTCCTTTGCATCAGGTTTATATGTCTTTAGGTCGAAAAGAAGTGGAACGTCCAGGAAAGATATACTCCATGTACCAAATTACAACCTTACAATGGATTTACACTTCTCGCCTTCGACTGTTCTCCTCCATAAGTTCGATCCATCTGAAGAACGTTTTTTGtttcagagctatataaatattattattattattattattattattattattattattattatgtgcttGCTTCTTTGTTAGTGTATTCTAAATTCTGAATATGGTAATAAAAACATAATTCTTCTGAAGAATGGAAACtgtgtatttgatttcttttttttcaaaagcgaACGGTGTTATCGATTACTTACAGACACAATCTGCCTGTCCTTATTACTCAACGCTtggaaaatgagggagagaaaaatattCTGTCGGACGGCGAATGTGTCCTtctgcttatctgtctctctgtctggctggtggctggctcgctctcgctctctctcccgctcgctctctcactcactctctcacacgcgcgcacatgtacatacacaaaaaAGGCACACGTCCCAGAGCCAACAGTCactgaggcagtgaattcacacccactggtgTCTAGaggtgggcataggaaggcaggaccCAATCCTCCTACCCTTCCGCCGCTTTAACCAGCCGAGTCGGGTTCCCGTTCACACGTTGGAGCATGGAGGGAAATCGGAGAAACGTTCctctccaaaggacacaacaccatgctgagtcgggcctcgaactctgaccacgggtgaacactgggtcatacaagtccaacgcctgacccaaCTCTGCCACGGTGCAGGGTCCACACTGTTGTTCGTCATTCATTATGCCTTGGCATCGTATTCATGGTTTTTAACAGTGTAAGTACAATGTATTTTTACAC
Coding sequences within it:
- the LOC143284305 gene encoding uncharacterized protein LOC143284305, which produces MDSIDQYSKLTNGITPSAREVMVYNIDTRPKNNRSAVRINDYKYTRGHPGHSKAKSATPAPPDMLLNGTATSVDGFEPDEALFNVREDPGETKNLIDLAEDDINLRCYLKKLREVLDAETPKVIPFPDEVPENPMGRSKHYSGANSPGWCCLDEQNLN